The Elaeis guineensis isolate ETL-2024a chromosome 14, EG11, whole genome shotgun sequence genome has a segment encoding these proteins:
- the LOC105057116 gene encoding ran-binding protein 1 homolog b produces MASTDPERRDKEETEAVAGEDEDTGAQVAPVVRLEEVAVTTGEEEEDVLLDLKAKLYRFDKEGNQWKERGHGSVKLLKHKETAKVRLVMRQAKTLKICANHLVLPTTKMQEHAGNDKSCVWHATDFSDGELKEEMFAIRFGSVDNCKKFMEMVEEIAESLGKNEEKESKDASAAAGLLEKLTVGESKTEENATKEVLIAADEKKEEEKPKTETKPEEPSSAA; encoded by the exons ATGGCCAGCACCGATCCCGAACGCAGAGACAAAGAGGAGACTGAGGCTGTTGCCGGCGAGGACGAGGACACGGGCGCCCAGGTCGCCCCCGTCGTCCGGCTCGAGGAGGTCGCCGTCACCACCGGCGAGGAGGAAGAGGACGTCCTCCTCGACCT GAAGGCGAAGCTCTACCGATTTGACAAGGAGGGGAACCAGTGGAAGGAGCGGGGCCATGGGAGCGTGAAGCTTCTGAAGCACAAGGAGACGGCAAAGGTCCGGCTAGTCATGAGGCAGGCCAAGACTCTCAAGATCTGTGCCAACCATCTAG TTCTTCCAACGACTAAGATGCAGGAGCATGCTGGGAATGATAAATCATGCGTGTGGCATGCCACAGATTTTTCTGATGGGGAATTGAAGGAGGAGATGTTTGCTATTCGCTTTGGATCTGTAGACA ACTGCAAGAAATTCATGGAAATGGTTGAAGAGATTGCTGAATCACTTGGGAAGAATGAAGAGAAAGAGAGCAAGGATGCCTCAGCTGCTGCTGGTCTTTTGGAAAAGTTGACTGTTGGTGAAAGCAAAACTGAGGAAAATGCAACAAAAGAGGTGCTTATTGCTGCTgatgaaaagaaggaagaagagaaaccAAAGACAGAAACAAAACCTGAAGAACCATCCTCTGCAGCTTAG